One genomic segment of Natrononativus amylolyticus includes these proteins:
- the cdd gene encoding cytidine deaminase gives MNELIEAAREIQSQAHVPYSEYRVGAALETADGDVFVGCNIENANYSNSLHAEEVAIAEAVKEGHREFSRIAVSSGRRDGVTPCGMCRQTLAEFCEDDLRVLCDEGDGVTEYSLGELLPNTITEEMLE, from the coding sequence ATGAACGAGCTGATCGAGGCCGCCCGCGAGATCCAGTCGCAGGCACACGTCCCCTACTCGGAGTACCGGGTCGGCGCCGCCCTCGAGACCGCCGACGGCGACGTGTTCGTCGGCTGCAACATAGAGAACGCGAACTACAGCAACAGCCTCCACGCCGAGGAGGTCGCGATCGCCGAGGCGGTCAAGGAAGGCCACCGCGAGTTCTCCCGGATCGCGGTGAGTTCGGGTCGCCGCGACGGCGTCACCCCCTGCGGGATGTGCCGCCAGACGCTCGCAGAGTTCTGCGAGGACGACCTCCGCGTGCTCTGCGACGAGGGTGACGGCGTCACCGAGTACAGCCTCGGCGAACTGCTGCCGAACACGATCACCGAGGAGATGCTCGAGTAG
- a CDS encoding DUF488 family protein, giving the protein MARGSLADTYVAALQHDLAELPPEATLVGVVRSPTRWFHAAVDENVPELGPPRALLEEVQTAAEDLKMQGLCDEGAHNAAWEQVGFGERYQRYLEESADAREAVTSLEDRLEAGESLALVCYENTAKKRCHRTILRDRLE; this is encoded by the coding sequence ATGGCTCGAGGCTCGCTCGCCGACACCTACGTCGCGGCGCTCCAGCACGACCTCGCGGAACTCCCACCGGAGGCGACGCTCGTGGGCGTCGTCCGCAGCCCGACGCGGTGGTTCCACGCCGCCGTCGACGAGAACGTCCCGGAGCTGGGGCCGCCGCGGGCGCTGCTCGAGGAGGTGCAGACGGCGGCGGAAGACCTCAAGATGCAGGGGCTGTGCGACGAGGGCGCTCACAACGCCGCCTGGGAGCAAGTCGGCTTCGGCGAGCGGTATCAACGGTATCTCGAGGAGTCGGCCGACGCCCGGGAGGCGGTGACTTCGCTCGAGGACCGCCTCGAGGCCGGCGAGTCGCTGGCGCTCGTCTGTTACGAGAACACCGCGAAGAAGCGGTGCCACCGGACGATCCTGCGGGACCGGCTCGAGTGA
- a CDS encoding mechanosensitive ion channel family protein, translating to MEWQTLIDEPAVIATAVLALGFVVGYLVGRLNSELLTAAGVPEAVEGTPFERTAQSLGTSTVDIVARISSWFIYGIAVLTAIHIAQLLETDEFWTAIIGFVPQVFVAVLVLILGFIVADKIELIVSEYFRGVKLPEISIIPKVVKYSVLYVAFLIALAQVGVEVLALLILLTVYAAGIVVVGAFAFKDFLVSSAAGIYLLLNQPYGIGDRVQIGEQTGIVQEVDLFVTKIEDDSEEYIVPNRKVFEEGIVRIRD from the coding sequence ATGGAGTGGCAGACGCTCATCGACGAGCCGGCGGTCATAGCGACGGCGGTACTCGCACTCGGCTTCGTCGTGGGCTACCTCGTCGGCCGGTTGAACAGCGAGCTGCTGACTGCCGCGGGGGTTCCGGAGGCCGTCGAGGGGACGCCCTTCGAGCGGACCGCCCAGTCGCTCGGCACCTCGACGGTCGACATCGTCGCCCGCATCAGTTCGTGGTTCATCTACGGCATCGCGGTGCTGACCGCGATCCACATCGCCCAGCTGCTCGAGACCGACGAGTTCTGGACGGCGATCATCGGTTTCGTCCCGCAGGTGTTCGTCGCGGTCCTGGTGCTCATCCTCGGGTTCATCGTCGCCGACAAGATCGAGCTGATCGTCAGCGAGTACTTCCGGGGCGTCAAACTCCCCGAGATCTCGATCATCCCGAAGGTGGTGAAGTACTCGGTGCTGTACGTTGCCTTCCTGATCGCGCTCGCACAGGTCGGCGTCGAGGTGCTGGCGCTGTTGATCCTCCTGACCGTCTACGCCGCCGGCATCGTCGTCGTCGGAGCGTTCGCGTTCAAGGACTTCCTCGTCTCGAGCGCCGCCGGCATCTACCTCCTGCTCAACCAGCCCTACGGGATCGGCGACCGGGTGCAGATCGGCGAGCAGACGGGAATCGTCCAGGAGGTCGATCTGTTCGTGACGAAGATCGAAGACGACTCCGAGGAGTACATCGTCCCGAACCGGAAGGTGTTCGAGGAGGGCATCGTCCGGATCAGGGACTGA
- a CDS encoding ABC transporter permease, with the protein MIESVRSIPRRAIAAVLAAAVALWIGVGLAFPESWPGVLLSVAASPSTHTAMLRLAVPIALAAIGGIFAEKSGVINIGLEGLLIVSAFSAIIVTYWLGSGESTYLVSNHWWGFFVGVLASTLFALLFAVVCIEFKADQIIAGLAVWLIALGLAPFASRIVFDSPNTAQVGTFSRITVPGLSEIPLLGYLLFDTSPEVYIMLAAVAVGWYVLTQTAFGRWIEASGENPKALDTAGIDVRRVRYAAVLLSGVFAGLGGAGFALGQLGVFAGGGETDMQGRGFIAIATYLFANYHPIGALGGSFLFAGLDAMQIRLQAYGYAVPTELIRTIPYLTVIVVLVFVGKTRLPDAAGESYESGDD; encoded by the coding sequence ATGATTGAGAGCGTTCGTTCGATCCCGCGGCGCGCGATCGCCGCCGTTCTGGCTGCGGCCGTCGCCCTGTGGATCGGCGTCGGCCTCGCCTTCCCCGAGTCGTGGCCGGGCGTGCTCCTCTCGGTTGCGGCCAGCCCGAGCACCCACACCGCGATGTTGCGCCTCGCCGTCCCGATCGCGCTGGCCGCCATCGGCGGCATCTTCGCCGAGAAGAGCGGCGTCATCAACATCGGACTCGAGGGGCTGTTGATCGTCTCGGCGTTCAGCGCGATCATCGTCACCTACTGGCTCGGCTCGGGCGAGTCGACCTACCTCGTCTCGAACCACTGGTGGGGCTTCTTCGTCGGCGTGCTCGCGAGCACGCTGTTCGCCCTGCTGTTCGCGGTCGTCTGTATCGAGTTCAAAGCCGATCAGATCATCGCCGGCCTGGCGGTGTGGCTGATCGCCCTCGGACTCGCGCCGTTCGCCTCGCGAATCGTCTTCGACAGCCCGAACACCGCCCAGGTCGGGACGTTCAGCAGGATCACCGTCCCCGGGCTCTCCGAGATTCCGTTGCTCGGTTACCTGCTGTTCGACACGAGTCCGGAGGTGTACATCATGCTGGCGGCGGTCGCTGTGGGGTGGTACGTCCTCACCCAGACCGCGTTCGGACGCTGGATCGAGGCCAGCGGAGAGAACCCAAAGGCGCTCGACACCGCCGGCATCGACGTTCGAAGGGTCCGCTACGCGGCGGTTCTTCTCTCGGGCGTCTTCGCGGGCCTCGGCGGCGCCGGATTCGCACTCGGCCAGCTCGGCGTCTTCGCCGGCGGCGGCGAGACCGATATGCAGGGCCGCGGGTTCATCGCCATCGCGACCTACCTGTTCGCCAACTACCACCCCATCGGCGCTCTCGGCGGCTCGTTCCTCTTCGCCGGCCTCGACGCCATGCAGATCCGGCTTCAGGCCTACGGCTACGCCGTCCCGACGGAACTCATCCGGACGATCCCGTACCTGACGGTGATCGTCGTGCTGGTGTTCGTCGGCAAGACGCGGCTGCCCGACGCTGCCGGGGAGTCCTACGAGTCCGGCGACGACTGA
- the dacZ gene encoding diadenylate cyclase DacZ has protein sequence MAGIDDVFGDIFSDVDAVVLFSPSGSYYEQFIELDEELELIVVGTENAVGSDAFVELPIEFENVADRIRFGLEGALERGVIDDGDVLACATSVFGDGTDTVSRVRADADSHTGIFDLFAKSRAEPEVIRAVLELAIELGKKGQKGKPVGALFVVGDAGKVMNKSRPLSYNPFEKSHVHVGDPIVNVMLKEFSRLDGAFVISDSGKLVSAYRYLEPSAEGVDIPKGLGARHMAGGAISRDTNAVSIVLSESDGLVRAFKGGEIVLEVDPEEY, from the coding sequence ATGGCCGGAATTGACGACGTCTTCGGGGACATTTTCTCGGACGTCGACGCCGTCGTCCTCTTCTCTCCGAGCGGTTCGTACTACGAGCAGTTTATCGAACTCGACGAGGAGCTCGAACTGATCGTCGTCGGGACGGAGAACGCGGTCGGTTCCGACGCGTTCGTCGAACTGCCGATCGAGTTCGAGAACGTCGCGGACCGCATTCGGTTCGGACTCGAGGGAGCCCTCGAGCGGGGCGTGATCGACGACGGCGACGTACTCGCCTGTGCGACGAGCGTCTTCGGGGACGGCACCGATACGGTCTCGCGCGTTCGCGCCGACGCTGACTCTCACACCGGGATCTTCGATCTGTTCGCGAAGTCGCGCGCGGAGCCGGAGGTGATCCGGGCGGTGCTCGAGCTCGCGATCGAACTCGGGAAGAAAGGACAGAAGGGAAAGCCCGTCGGCGCGCTGTTCGTCGTCGGCGACGCCGGCAAGGTGATGAACAAGTCCCGGCCGCTGTCGTACAACCCGTTCGAGAAGTCCCACGTCCACGTCGGCGATCCGATCGTGAACGTCATGTTAAAGGAGTTCTCCCGGCTCGACGGCGCGTTCGTCATCTCCGACTCCGGGAAACTCGTCTCGGCGTATCGCTACCTCGAGCCCTCCGCGGAGGGCGTGGACATCCCGAAGGGGCTGGGTGCGCGACACATGGCCGGCGGGGCCATCAGTCGCGACACGAACGCCGTGTCGATCGTTCTCTCCGAGAGCGACGGGCTCGTCAGGGCGTTCAAGGGAGGAGAGATCGTTCTGGAGGTCGATCCGGAGGAGTACTGA
- a CDS encoding nucleoside phosphorylase has translation MAGHSEDPNADVQYHLEVGAEDVAETVLLPGNPERVEKIVECWDDSEERAHHREYRTATGTYEGTPISVTSTGIGGPSAAIAVEELARVGVDTFIRVGSCGAIQPEMNVGDLVITTGGVRQEGTSDEYVREDYPAAADYEVVCALVAAAERLGYDYHTGVTMSADSFYAGQGRPGFEGFEAAGADELVDQLREANVKNIEMEASAIMTIAGIYGLRAGAVCTVYANRETGEFRTEGESRAAETASLATHLLARMDAVKREAGADRWHAGLSLE, from the coding sequence ATGGCGGGACACAGCGAAGACCCGAACGCGGACGTACAGTACCACCTCGAGGTCGGGGCCGAGGACGTCGCCGAAACGGTTCTGCTGCCGGGAAACCCCGAGCGCGTCGAGAAGATCGTCGAGTGCTGGGACGACTCGGAGGAGCGGGCCCACCACCGCGAGTACCGCACGGCGACCGGGACGTACGAGGGGACGCCGATTTCGGTCACCTCGACGGGAATCGGCGGCCCCTCGGCGGCAATCGCGGTCGAGGAACTCGCGCGCGTGGGTGTCGACACGTTCATCCGCGTGGGGTCTTGCGGGGCGATCCAGCCCGAAATGAACGTCGGCGACCTCGTCATCACCACCGGTGGGGTGCGCCAGGAGGGAACGAGCGACGAGTACGTCCGCGAGGACTACCCCGCGGCGGCGGACTACGAGGTCGTCTGCGCGCTCGTCGCTGCCGCAGAGCGCCTCGGTTACGACTACCACACCGGAGTCACGATGAGCGCCGACTCATTCTACGCCGGCCAGGGACGCCCCGGCTTCGAGGGGTTCGAAGCCGCCGGCGCCGACGAGCTGGTCGACCAGCTCCGGGAGGCCAACGTCAAGAACATCGAGATGGAAGCCAGCGCGATCATGACGATCGCCGGCATCTACGGCCTCCGGGCGGGCGCCGTCTGCACCGTCTACGCTAACCGCGAAACCGGCGAGTTCCGCACCGAAGGCGAGTCTCGAGCGGCCGAAACGGCCTCGCTCGCGACGCACCTGCTCGCACGGATGGACGCGGTCAAACGCGAGGCGGGCGCGGACCGGTGGCACGCCGGACTGTCACTCGAGTAG